Proteins co-encoded in one Nothobranchius furzeri strain GRZ-AD chromosome 4, NfurGRZ-RIMD1, whole genome shotgun sequence genomic window:
- the gins3 gene encoding DNA replication complex GINS protein PSF3, which produces MSTQSYFPVPPGVGMEENFLSLDDILLSHERLPVRTECSFPRLGFLERSSDAHDIPEGTKMELPLWLSKGLYERKRKVLSVDLPKVYKEGWRTVFTADPCVVDLHKMGPYYYGLGSQILHFDSPENSDIAQALLQTFIGRFRRTMDSSQNAYNEDTSALVERLDSLEKALFRSGQNGLNSFQSWEKGQASQLTASSLVLNYRKRKLADVQT; this is translated from the exons ATGAGCACACAGTCTTATTTCCCCGTACCACCGGGGGTGGGGATGGAAGAAAACTTTCTTTCTCTCGATGATATTTTGCTCTCTCACGAACGGCTGCCTGTCCGGACGGAGTGCTCCTTTCCCCGGCTCGGATTCCTGGAGAGGTCGAGCGACGCGCACGACATCCCGGAG GGTACAAAGATGGAGCTTCCTCTGTGGCTGTCCAAGGGTTTGTACGAGAGGAAGAGGAAGGTGCTGTCTGTGGATCTTCCTAAAGTGTACAAAGAGGGTTGGAGGACCGTGTTCACAGCCGACCCCTGCGTGGTAGACCTGCATAAGATGGGGCCCTACTATTATGGTCTAGGATCCCAGATTTTGCACTTTGACAGTCCAGAGAACTCTGACATAGCTCAGGCTCTGCTGCAG ACGTTCATCGGCCGGTTCCGACGAACCATGGACTCCTCCCAGAACGCCTACAACGAGGACACGTCTGCTCTGGTGGAGCGTCTGGACAGCCTGGAAAAGGCTTTATTCAGGTCCGGCCAGAACGGTCTGAACAGCTTCCAAAGCTGGGAGAAGGGTCAGGCCTCGCAGCTCACCGCTTCCAGCCTGGTTCTCAACTATCGCAAGAGGAAACTTGCTGATGTTCAGACCTGA